The Mycolicibacterium doricum genome includes a region encoding these proteins:
- the ureC gene encoding urease subunit alpha, which produces MTSIDRESYARIFGPTTGDRIRLADSDLFVEVEHDHTVPGYELLSGAGKSVRDGEGYRPTTKVSDGALDYVIMNAVIIDAVSGIVKADIGIRDGRIVGIGKAGNPDVMPGVTEAMVVGTATTPIPAEGMIVTAGAIETHAHLISPQQTEHALSTGTTTLIGGSLGPTFEVATGGPRNLGMFLKAGEYTPMNYVPFGRGSSDPAAVLEMVAAGAGAVKIHEDFGASPAIIDKTLVAADTADFAVHLHTDSINEFGFSETTMATIGDRTIHLYHVEGAGGGHAPDLIRCVGYDNVIPGTTNPTNPYTLGGLDEGVPMTMLAHLMNWEAPEDIAFAEARIRPQTMVAEDFLHDMGAISIFGSDTQGMGRVAENVANCWQLAAVMKERIGRLPEEATAAADNERVKRYIAKLTVNPAISVGADAHIGSVEVGKVADLVIWQPAFFGVKPKTVLKNGFIAWAALGDAAGSISSSEPVIQRPNWGALGDAAAASGFVFMSSLAVDAGVPEQLGLRKNVLAIKSVRGLRKKHMVRNRALPHVEVDPRTFDVRADGELLTAEPPATLPFSRKFMMR; this is translated from the coding sequence GTGACTTCGATCGACCGTGAGTCCTACGCCCGCATCTTCGGACCCACGACGGGGGACCGAATCCGGCTCGCCGACTCCGATCTCTTCGTCGAGGTGGAACACGATCACACGGTGCCCGGTTACGAGTTGCTCAGTGGTGCAGGCAAGTCGGTACGCGACGGCGAAGGCTACCGGCCGACGACCAAGGTGTCCGACGGTGCCCTCGACTACGTGATCATGAATGCGGTGATCATCGACGCAGTCAGCGGCATCGTCAAGGCCGACATCGGCATCCGCGACGGCCGCATCGTCGGTATCGGCAAGGCGGGAAACCCCGACGTCATGCCAGGAGTCACCGAGGCAATGGTGGTCGGCACCGCCACTACGCCGATTCCGGCCGAGGGCATGATCGTCACCGCGGGCGCCATCGAGACACATGCGCACCTGATCTCGCCGCAGCAGACCGAGCACGCGCTGTCGACTGGCACCACCACGCTCATCGGTGGCTCACTGGGTCCCACCTTCGAGGTCGCCACCGGCGGGCCGCGCAACCTGGGCATGTTCCTCAAGGCAGGCGAGTACACGCCGATGAACTATGTACCGTTCGGGCGCGGCTCGTCCGATCCGGCCGCCGTGTTGGAGATGGTGGCCGCCGGGGCGGGCGCGGTGAAGATCCACGAAGACTTCGGGGCATCACCCGCCATCATCGACAAGACGCTCGTGGCAGCGGATACCGCCGACTTCGCAGTGCACCTGCATACCGATTCGATCAACGAGTTCGGGTTCTCCGAGACCACGATGGCCACCATCGGCGACCGCACGATTCATCTCTACCACGTCGAAGGCGCGGGCGGCGGGCACGCCCCGGACCTGATCCGCTGCGTCGGTTACGACAACGTCATACCCGGCACCACGAACCCCACCAACCCGTACACCCTGGGCGGCCTCGACGAGGGCGTGCCGATGACGATGCTGGCCCACCTGATGAATTGGGAAGCGCCGGAGGACATCGCCTTCGCCGAGGCGCGGATTCGCCCGCAGACCATGGTGGCCGAAGACTTCTTGCACGACATGGGGGCAATCTCCATCTTCGGCAGCGACACCCAGGGCATGGGTCGAGTCGCCGAGAACGTCGCCAATTGCTGGCAGCTCGCCGCGGTGATGAAGGAGCGGATCGGACGGCTGCCGGAGGAGGCCACGGCCGCTGCCGACAACGAACGGGTCAAGCGCTATATCGCCAAACTCACCGTCAATCCGGCTATTTCGGTCGGCGCGGACGCGCACATCGGGTCCGTCGAGGTTGGCAAGGTCGCCGACCTGGTGATTTGGCAGCCTGCGTTCTTCGGCGTCAAACCCAAGACCGTGCTCAAGAACGGCTTCATCGCCTGGGCGGCGCTCGGCGACGCGGCCGGGTCGATCTCCTCATCAGAGCCGGTGATCCAGCGCCCGAACTGGGGCGCGCTGGGTGACGCGGCAGCGGCATCGGGTTTCGTGTTCATGTCCTCGCTCGCGGTCGACGCCGGTGTGCCCGAACAGCTCGGCCTGCGCAAGAACGTGTTGGCGATCAAATCAGTTCGAGGACTGCGCAAGAAACACATGGTCCGCAACCGTGCTCTGCCACATGTCGAGGTCGACCCGCGGACGTTCGACGTCCGGGCCGACGGCGAGTTGCTCACCGCTGAACCACCTGCCACCCTGCCCTTCTCGAGGAAGTTCATGATGCGATGA
- the ureG gene encoding urease accessory protein UreG — protein sequence MTLKAARIGIGGPVGSGKTALVEALLAGFARRGRVVSVITNDLVTAEDAERVRRSGLIDPRRVRAVEAGGCPHTVIREDPSLNIAAADALEADFPDTEMILLESGGDNLASTFSRDLVDYWLFVIDVAGGDDIPRKRGPGVLRCDLLVVNKVDLAPYVGVDLPLMLKEADEVRSGRPVVAISARGGDGVNAVMDVLERDVLFG from the coding sequence ATGACGTTGAAGGCGGCCCGCATCGGCATCGGGGGCCCGGTCGGCTCCGGCAAGACAGCGCTCGTGGAGGCATTGCTGGCCGGGTTCGCCCGCCGCGGCCGCGTCGTATCGGTCATCACGAACGATCTGGTCACCGCCGAGGACGCAGAACGCGTGCGCCGGTCTGGCCTGATCGACCCGCGGCGGGTTCGCGCCGTCGAAGCTGGCGGCTGCCCGCATACCGTGATCCGCGAGGACCCGTCGCTGAACATCGCCGCAGCCGACGCGTTGGAGGCCGACTTTCCCGACACCGAGATGATCTTGCTGGAATCCGGGGGTGACAACCTCGCCTCGACGTTCTCTCGGGACCTGGTGGACTACTGGCTGTTCGTGATCGACGTCGCCGGCGGCGACGACATTCCACGCAAACGCGGGCCGGGCGTCCTGCGGTGTGACCTACTGGTGGTCAACAAAGTCGACCTGGCGCCGTACGTCGGCGTCGACTTGCCCTTGATGCTCAAGGAAGCCGACGAGGTCCGCAGCGGCCGCCCCGTCGTGGCCATCAGTGCCCGTGGTGGTGACGGAGTGAACGCGGTGATGGACGTGCTCGAGCGGGACGTGCTATTCGGGTGA
- a CDS encoding urease accessory protein UreD: MSVGVALDLAFADVGGRTVLTRRRYRWPLLTGRVFPDPGRPGVGSVTIQNAAGTIIPSDFIAQRIEVVNGGSAVVRGQGATMVTGVPGGDAAIEETDLEVDATSRLLLDAAPRILVPHAHYRQRTRMCVMPGGRAVLVDAVVLHPELTDDLFGGYQSTIEITGANGTMLALDAQHLDAMPRVRRAPTSFATVYVVGTELDTVMTALTPQLESLSVLTGDRRAYLGVSDLPNDAGWAVRIAASDGGVLRSTVGAVTAVVGAPLG, from the coding sequence GTGAGCGTCGGCGTCGCCCTGGACCTCGCCTTCGCCGATGTCGGCGGTCGCACGGTGTTGACCCGGCGCCGCTATCGGTGGCCGCTGCTGACCGGCAGGGTGTTCCCCGACCCTGGCCGGCCGGGGGTGGGATCGGTCACCATTCAGAACGCCGCGGGCACGATCATTCCTAGCGACTTCATCGCGCAGCGGATCGAGGTGGTCAACGGCGGATCGGCGGTGGTACGCGGCCAGGGCGCAACCATGGTGACCGGGGTTCCCGGCGGAGACGCGGCCATCGAAGAAACCGACCTAGAGGTCGATGCGACCAGCCGACTGCTCCTCGACGCGGCCCCACGCATCCTCGTACCGCACGCTCACTATCGGCAACGCACCCGAATGTGCGTCATGCCGGGCGGACGAGCTGTTCTCGTCGATGCTGTGGTGTTGCATCCCGAACTCACCGACGACCTGTTCGGCGGTTACCAATCGACTATCGAGATCACCGGGGCGAACGGCACCATGCTGGCACTGGACGCGCAGCATCTGGATGCAATGCCTCGCGTGCGGCGTGCACCAACGTCTTTCGCGACCGTGTACGTGGTCGGTACCGAACTCGACACCGTGATGACGGCATTGACACCCCAGCTGGAGTCGCTGTCTGTTCTGACCGGCGATAGACGTGCATACCTCGGCGTGAGCGACCTGCCCAACGACGCCGGTTGGGCCGTGCGAATCGCGGCGTCCGATGGCGGTGTCCTGCGGAGCACGGTAGGGGCTGTGACGGCTGTCGTAGGCGCACCGTTGGGGTAG
- a CDS encoding type II toxin-antitoxin system Phd/YefM family antitoxin — protein MKQVPLSEAKDKLSALVDEADTTHEIIQITRHGRVAAVIMSADDLESLHETLYALRTPGLAEELTQADADYAAGNTVSGEEIRRRYGLR, from the coding sequence ATGAAGCAAGTTCCACTGTCGGAAGCCAAGGACAAGCTGTCGGCGCTGGTCGACGAGGCCGACACCACGCACGAAATCATTCAGATCACCCGCCACGGCCGGGTGGCCGCGGTCATCATGTCCGCTGACGACCTCGAGTCGCTCCACGAAACTTTGTACGCGCTGCGGACTCCGGGCCTGGCCGAGGAACTGACCCAGGCCGATGCTGACTATGCCGCGGGTAACACGGTCAGCGGCGAGGAGATTCGGCGTCGTTACGGGCTACGGTGA
- a CDS encoding O-acetyl-ADP-ribose deacetylase codes for MPTITAVCGDITAQEVDAVVNPANSAMRGGGGADGAIHRAGGPAILRDCVERFPNGLATGDAGWTTAGDLPARWVIHTVGPNYNTGQTDRSLLESCYRRALEVADELGVRTIAFPLISTGAFGWPRRDAIAAAVETIATVNTRVEDVRLVAFDRGARASTDAVGFEDPDPHLARGSSPASAGLPPAAHYAGNEFLGDVLARRYHRR; via the coding sequence GTGCCGACAATCACCGCGGTTTGTGGCGACATCACCGCGCAGGAGGTCGATGCCGTGGTTAATCCCGCGAACTCTGCTATGCGCGGCGGTGGCGGCGCGGATGGCGCGATTCATCGCGCGGGAGGCCCCGCCATCCTGCGCGACTGCGTCGAGCGGTTCCCGAACGGACTGGCTACAGGTGACGCCGGCTGGACGACAGCAGGCGACCTGCCTGCCCGGTGGGTTATTCACACGGTCGGCCCGAACTACAACACTGGGCAAACAGACCGTTCGCTGCTGGAGTCCTGCTACCGCCGGGCCTTGGAGGTCGCAGACGAACTCGGTGTTCGAACTATCGCCTTTCCGCTCATCAGTACAGGCGCCTTCGGCTGGCCGCGGCGGGACGCCATCGCGGCAGCGGTTGAAACCATTGCCACCGTCAATACTCGTGTCGAGGATGTGCGACTGGTGGCATTCGACCGAGGTGCACGAGCAAGTACTGATGCAGTTGGCTTCGAAGACCCCGATCCGCATCTTGCAAGGGGTTCGAGTCCTGCATCAGCGGGGCTACCACCGGCTGCGCATTATGCCGGGAATGAGTTCCTCGGGGATGTACTGGCGCGTCGCTATCACCGCCGCTGA
- a CDS encoding S1C family serine protease: MNSSPISARSKGQTHDFEEGGGSAFLYDVEHLVTNNHVVQDLVDPMYVQLPGAQQTEARVVGRDPLTDLAVLRVDPQSAQPLTISPEGARLGELCFAFGSPLGEFPESISIGIVSGLKRSLPTGDKQAIFDVIQTDAAINPGNSGGPLVNVDGQVIGVNTAIVPEADGIGFAVPADTVAEVVHELITYGAVERASLGVSVARRVVDRAPGGHALVVTAVRDNSAGTFEPGDAIVAVGDRDIHSQNDLLRALRRDVANRKVTVVVLRGDHEVSIECRPRSVRTFG; this comes from the coding sequence ATGAACTCGTCACCCATCAGCGCGAGGTCCAAGGGTCAGACTCACGATTTCGAGGAAGGCGGCGGGTCGGCCTTCCTCTACGACGTCGAACACCTCGTCACGAACAATCACGTAGTGCAAGACCTGGTCGACCCCATGTACGTTCAGCTTCCCGGCGCGCAGCAGACCGAGGCGCGGGTCGTCGGGCGCGACCCACTGACCGATCTGGCGGTCCTTCGCGTAGACCCGCAATCTGCTCAGCCACTGACGATTTCGCCTGAGGGAGCTCGACTTGGCGAACTCTGCTTCGCATTCGGCAGCCCACTCGGCGAGTTCCCAGAGAGCATCAGCATTGGCATTGTGAGCGGCCTGAAGCGGAGCCTTCCCACCGGCGACAAGCAAGCGATCTTTGACGTCATCCAGACGGATGCGGCGATCAACCCGGGGAACTCCGGCGGACCGTTGGTGAACGTTGACGGTCAAGTTATCGGCGTGAACACGGCAATAGTCCCCGAGGCTGACGGCATCGGCTTCGCCGTTCCCGCCGACACCGTCGCCGAGGTCGTCCACGAACTCATCACCTACGGAGCGGTCGAACGCGCGTCGCTCGGAGTGAGCGTCGCACGTCGGGTCGTCGACCGCGCACCCGGTGGCCATGCTCTCGTGGTGACCGCTGTTCGCGATAATTCAGCAGGCACCTTCGAACCCGGTGATGCCATAGTCGCTGTCGGCGATCGCGACATCCACTCCCAGAACGATTTACTGCGCGCATTGCGGCGAGACGTCGCCAACAGAAAAGTCACGGTCGTGGTCCTGCGTGGTGACCACGAAGTCTCGATCGAGTGTCGGCCACGCAGCGTGCGAACTTTCGGCTGA